In Palleronia sp. LCG004, a single window of DNA contains:
- a CDS encoding ABC transporter ATP-binding protein — MAESTPPLLRIAGVSKRFGTVGAVEDVSLDIRGGELFCLLGGSGSGKSTLLRMLAGFERPSAGRIEIDGRDMADVPPHARDTNMMFQSYALFPHMSVERNVAYGLNRAGLPRSEVKARVAEMLDLVQLSHLGHRKPDQLSGGQRQRVALARALARRPKLLLLDEPLGALDRKLREETQLELVRIRESLGITFVVVTHDQEEAMTLGDRLGVMRDGRIVQVGTPHEIYEYPRSRFVAGFIGTVNIFEGTIVEDAATHARIACPEMGGDIRVSHAITGSLGQSVAVAIRPEKIEIARVLADDHDNGVTGRIEEIVYNGNLSIFHVALPSGKRIRVTRANRFRRETDALSVGDPVAMGWSGSANVVVPA; from the coding sequence ATGGCCGAAAGCACGCCGCCGCTCCTCCGCATCGCGGGGGTGAGCAAGCGCTTCGGCACCGTCGGCGCCGTCGAGGATGTCTCGCTCGACATCCGCGGCGGCGAACTCTTCTGCCTTCTGGGCGGATCCGGCAGCGGCAAGTCGACCCTCCTGCGGATGCTCGCGGGGTTCGAACGGCCGAGCGCGGGCAGGATCGAGATCGATGGCCGGGACATGGCGGACGTGCCACCCCATGCCCGCGACACCAACATGATGTTCCAGTCCTACGCGCTTTTCCCGCATATGAGCGTGGAGCGGAACGTGGCCTACGGCCTCAACCGCGCGGGGCTGCCGCGCAGCGAGGTGAAGGCGCGCGTCGCCGAGATGCTGGACCTCGTGCAGCTTTCGCATCTGGGCCACCGCAAGCCCGACCAGCTTTCTGGCGGCCAGCGTCAGCGGGTGGCGCTCGCGCGCGCCCTCGCCCGTCGCCCGAAGCTCCTGCTGCTCGACGAGCCCCTGGGCGCGCTGGACCGCAAGCTGAGGGAGGAGACGCAGCTCGAACTCGTGCGCATCCGCGAGAGCCTCGGCATCACCTTCGTCGTCGTCACCCACGACCAGGAAGAGGCGATGACCCTCGGCGACCGCCTTGGCGTGATGCGCGACGGACGCATCGTGCAGGTCGGCACCCCGCACGAAATCTACGAATACCCGCGAAGCCGCTTCGTCGCGGGCTTCATCGGAACCGTGAACATCTTCGAGGGCACCATCGTCGAGGATGCGGCGACCCATGCCCGCATCGCCTGCCCCGAGATGGGCGGCGACATCCGCGTGAGCCACGCGATCACCGGCTCCCTCGGGCAATCCGTCGCGGTCGCGATCCGCCCGGAAAAGATCGAGATCGCGCGCGTGCTGGCCGACGATCACGACAACGGTGTCACGGGCCGGATCGAGGAGATCGTCTATAACGGCAACCTGTCGATCTTTCACGTGGCACTTCCATCGGGCAAACGCATCCGCGTGACTCGCGCCAACAGGTTTCGCCGCGAAACCGATGCGCTTTCGGTCGGCGATCCCGTCGCAATGGGCTGGAGCGGGTCGGCGAACGTGGTCGTCCCGGCATGA
- a CDS encoding polyamine ABC transporter substrate-binding protein, whose amino-acid sequence MTRTISTALLVLAAPLAAHAQDTLNFYNWSDYIAEDTIPNFESETGIDVNYDVFDSNEVVEARMLTGNTGYDLVVPSLEFMARQAQAGVFQEIDKERIGNYGNLDPEILRIVSGNDPDNTYGIPYMMYSVGPGYNVDMVTERLPDADLDSWSLIFDPENAAALEDCGIALLDSPSEIVGAALNYLELDPNSEDTADLDRAMELLQGIRPHIRYFHSSQYINDLANGDICLAVGYSGDILQAKDRASEAGNGVDIRYVIPAEGGQLGFDMMVIPADAPNPDAAYAFIDYFLQPQVTAAISDAVYYANANREATPLVSDEVREDPGIYPPEATLQKMFSAVPKSARYDRSLTRAWTSLKTGR is encoded by the coding sequence ATGACCCGGACGATCTCCACGGCCCTACTGGTTCTCGCAGCTCCGCTCGCGGCCCATGCTCAGGATACGCTCAACTTCTACAACTGGTCGGACTACATCGCCGAGGACACGATCCCGAACTTCGAATCCGAGACCGGGATCGACGTCAATTACGACGTCTTCGATTCCAACGAGGTCGTCGAGGCGCGGATGCTGACCGGCAATACGGGCTACGACCTCGTGGTGCCCTCGCTCGAATTCATGGCGCGACAGGCACAGGCCGGCGTCTTTCAGGAGATCGACAAGGAGCGCATCGGGAATTACGGCAATCTCGATCCCGAGATCCTGCGCATCGTGTCGGGCAACGACCCCGACAACACCTACGGCATCCCCTACATGATGTATTCGGTCGGTCCCGGCTACAACGTCGACATGGTGACCGAACGTCTGCCCGATGCGGATCTCGACAGCTGGTCGCTGATCTTCGACCCCGAGAATGCCGCCGCGCTCGAGGATTGCGGGATTGCGCTCCTCGACAGCCCGTCGGAGATCGTGGGGGCCGCGCTCAACTACCTCGAACTCGATCCCAATTCCGAGGATACCGCCGATCTGGACCGGGCGATGGAGCTTCTGCAAGGCATCCGCCCGCATATCCGGTACTTCCATTCCTCCCAATATATCAATGATCTGGCCAATGGCGACATCTGCCTCGCCGTCGGGTATTCCGGCGACATCCTTCAGGCCAAGGATCGCGCGTCCGAGGCCGGTAACGGCGTCGATATCCGATATGTCATCCCCGCCGAGGGCGGTCAGCTGGGCTTCGACATGATGGTGATCCCCGCCGATGCGCCGAACCCCGATGCGGCCTATGCCTTCATCGATTATTTCCTCCAGCCGCAGGTGACCGCCGCGATCTCGGACGCGGTCTATTACGCCAATGCCAACCGCGAGGCGACGCCGCTCGTCTCGGACGAGGTGCGCGAGGATCCCGGCATCTATCCGCCCGAGGCGACGCTCCAGAAGATGTTCTCGGCCGTTCCGAAATCGGCGCGCTACGACCGGTCGCTGACCCGCGCCTGGACCAGCCTCAAGACCGGTCGCTGA